In Erythrobacter litoralis HTCC2594, a single genomic region encodes these proteins:
- a CDS encoding IPT/TIG domain-containing protein, protein MPTLTEESVVTMASIFEALEGVLSEDERQALLTDLIDVSPEGVAPGDLITAELFNAMMSDINSLKIRVAGLEGASGAPVITGISPSGAIPIFSLLTLRGVNFDREYRNNTVRIGNTVIRSFRRGDETSLAFTVPNEFADLPATLPLTIETDGQVSNAMTVSLVENVPEQDGAFDIITLEAPSGVMSAGETIEITWQISAPVILADVLQLQLAATATDGANEAEWQANTRFSPQSPLAIAPGSIVSVTATIDVPDDARAADLRLRATRQDGEVSENPTAVEWRDGGTLEVSDPRADITFDLTGNADGVEEATIEVNGASVPGLTFTNGGQAEIQFILQDNRTGTARADYDFAVTVESNAAAWPITLGPIPASETDIPAGDPVTFSIIMNNSGGSVGDITHLRVEATQTATAIESYTSFARIPLQRV, encoded by the coding sequence ATGCCCACGTTAACCGAAGAATCCGTCGTCACGATGGCGAGCATCTTCGAGGCGCTCGAAGGGGTGTTGAGCGAAGACGAGCGCCAGGCGCTGCTGACCGATCTGATCGACGTGAGCCCCGAAGGCGTCGCGCCGGGCGACCTGATTACTGCCGAGCTGTTCAACGCGATGATGAGCGATATCAATTCGCTGAAGATTCGCGTGGCCGGTCTGGAGGGCGCATCCGGAGCCCCGGTGATTACCGGCATCAGCCCGTCGGGCGCCATTCCGATATTCTCACTTCTGACCCTGAGAGGGGTCAACTTCGATCGGGAATACCGCAACAACACGGTGAGGATCGGCAACACGGTCATCCGCAGCTTCCGGCGAGGCGACGAGACCAGCCTCGCCTTTACGGTCCCCAACGAATTTGCCGACCTTCCGGCGACGCTTCCGCTGACCATCGAAACGGACGGGCAAGTATCGAACGCCATGACAGTCAGCTTGGTCGAGAATGTCCCCGAGCAGGATGGGGCTTTCGACATCATCACCCTTGAAGCGCCATCTGGCGTGATGTCCGCCGGGGAAACCATCGAGATTACGTGGCAGATTTCCGCACCGGTCATCCTCGCGGATGTGCTGCAGCTGCAACTGGCCGCAACCGCTACGGACGGGGCGAACGAAGCGGAATGGCAGGCAAACACGCGTTTCTCTCCGCAATCTCCTTTAGCAATCGCGCCGGGCAGCATCGTCTCGGTCACCGCCACGATCGACGTTCCGGACGATGCGCGAGCGGCCGATCTTCGTCTGCGCGCCACCCGCCAAGACGGCGAAGTGAGCGAGAATCCGACCGCTGTCGAATGGCGCGATGGAGGGACGCTGGAGGTGTCCGATCCCAGGGCCGACATCACCTTCGATCTCACGGGCAATGCCGACGGTGTCGAAGAAGCAACCATCGAGGTGAACGGAGCTTCGGTGCCCGGACTGACGTTTACGAATGGCGGTCAGGCCGAAATCCAGTTTATCCTGCAGGACAACAGGACCGGGACGGCCCGGGCGGATTACGATTTTGCCGTCACCGTCGAGTCCAACGCAGCAGCATGGCCCATCACGCTGGGACCCATTCCCGCTTCGGAGACCGATATCCCGGCGGGCGATCCGGTCACTTTCAGCATCATCATGAACAATAGCGGCGGCAGCGTTGGCGACATCACGCATCTGCGCGTCGAAGCGACACAGACCGCAACAGCAATCGAGTCCTACACCAGCTTTGCGCGCATTCCGCTGCAACGCGTCTAA
- a CDS encoding ATP-binding protein, whose product MTAPRPLHDLAVCAEEQFRLHLLGLVVDMLHRERREGRLFEYLDQFPFLQSYVDRIETLFGSDLPAPKDWRAAVRHWQGETELPLDRLHKACPGPIAAASLLLIAAVEEDPRLSLLDEPEGGAPTLGGMTAFLCDMFPDHGTGDIRAVLMRMAEVGVLQVGSRDAPRIQWSLRVSPAAFELVSGAPCLRDHFRLTATGDLPSPEVWVAPGPDSARPEDLSRFLQSTRDSTILLRSDSHNGRKTFVRMAAQAVGKAVLHCQSGTMADRDLWAEANLVAALADALLLIECAPVPGERIVVPAAPLNAPHCALVTTHAASIDHGRRPGALYPIVLARPDQDARKRHWRNAGWSRHAAKLADRLLTSGHIYRVARGAVRERKDQAREAIDTALASIRDPRLETTAHRIALGDELDDLVLDPAEREEVDALALRCRLREQLHSSSEAGVKALLSGASGTGKTLAAKHLARTLSRPLYRIDLAATVNKYIGETEKNLEMALAAAEELDVVLLLDEGDALLAKRTDVGSATDRYANMETNFLLQRLEDFRGIILVTTNDGERIDKAFRRRMDAIIPFRLPDQLRRQEILMRQLGEHDLSQAMIDEVACRCNFTGGQIHNVVLHARLLALAAKSAITDAHMVKAVEREYRKTGEHCPLRPALAEVG is encoded by the coding sequence ATGACCGCGCCGCGCCCCCTCCACGACCTGGCCGTCTGCGCCGAAGAGCAGTTCCGGCTGCATCTGCTCGGCCTCGTCGTCGACATGCTGCACCGCGAACGCCGCGAGGGCCGTCTGTTCGAATATCTCGACCAGTTTCCGTTCCTGCAAAGCTATGTCGACAGGATCGAGACGCTGTTCGGCAGCGATCTGCCCGCGCCGAAGGATTGGCGCGCCGCCGTTCGTCACTGGCAGGGCGAAACCGAACTTCCGCTGGACCGATTGCACAAGGCGTGCCCCGGGCCGATTGCGGCTGCATCGCTGCTCCTGATCGCCGCCGTCGAGGAGGATCCGCGCCTGTCGCTGCTGGACGAGCCAGAAGGCGGTGCCCCGACCCTGGGCGGTATGACCGCGTTCTTGTGCGACATGTTTCCCGATCACGGCACGGGAGATATCCGTGCGGTTCTGATGCGGATGGCCGAAGTCGGCGTGTTGCAGGTCGGCAGCCGCGATGCGCCGCGTATCCAGTGGAGCTTGCGGGTCTCGCCGGCGGCGTTCGAACTTGTCTCGGGCGCGCCCTGCCTTCGTGACCATTTCCGCCTTACCGCGACAGGCGATTTGCCTTCACCCGAAGTGTGGGTTGCCCCCGGCCCTGACAGCGCGCGGCCCGAAGACCTCTCCAGGTTCCTGCAGTCGACCCGGGACAGCACGATCCTGCTCCGCAGCGACAGCCACAACGGGCGCAAGACCTTCGTTCGCATGGCTGCGCAGGCTGTCGGCAAAGCGGTCCTGCATTGCCAGAGCGGTACGATGGCGGACCGCGATCTCTGGGCCGAAGCGAACCTCGTGGCCGCGCTGGCCGATGCACTGCTGCTGATCGAATGTGCGCCTGTCCCCGGCGAGCGGATCGTCGTCCCTGCCGCTCCCCTGAACGCTCCGCACTGCGCGCTGGTCACGACGCACGCGGCCAGCATCGACCATGGCCGGCGACCGGGCGCGCTCTACCCCATCGTCCTCGCGCGACCGGATCAGGACGCCCGCAAGCGGCACTGGCGCAATGCCGGCTGGTCGCGACATGCGGCGAAGCTGGCCGACCGGCTGCTGACGTCGGGCCATATCTACCGGGTCGCTCGCGGTGCCGTGCGCGAACGGAAAGACCAGGCGCGCGAAGCCATCGATACCGCGCTGGCTTCGATCCGCGATCCGCGCCTCGAAACGACCGCGCACCGCATCGCGCTCGGAGACGAGCTCGACGATCTGGTCCTCGATCCAGCCGAGCGGGAAGAGGTCGATGCGCTCGCTCTGCGATGCCGCTTGCGCGAGCAGCTCCACAGTAGCAGCGAGGCAGGCGTCAAGGCGCTGCTGAGCGGAGCGAGCGGCACCGGCAAGACGCTCGCTGCCAAGCATCTCGCCCGCACCCTCTCCCGCCCGCTCTACCGGATCGATCTCGCCGCGACCGTCAACAAATATATCGGCGAGACCGAAAAGAACCTCGAGATGGCGCTGGCTGCTGCCGAGGAGCTCGATGTCGTATTGCTGCTCGACGAAGGCGACGCCTTGCTCGCCAAGCGTACCGATGTCGGCTCGGCGACCGATCGCTACGCCAATATGGAAACCAACTTCCTGCTCCAGCGGCTGGAGGATTTTCGCGGCATCATCCTGGTGACTACCAATGATGGCGAACGCATCGACAAGGCGTTCCGTCGCCGCATGGATGCGATTATCCCCTTCCGCCTGCCCGACCAGTTGCGCCGCCAGGAAATCCTGATGCGGCAGTTGGGCGAGCATGACCTCAGCCAGGCGATGATCGACGAAGTCGCCTGCCGCTGCAATTTCACCGGCGGACAGATTCACAACGTGGTGCTTCATGCCCGGCTGCTGGCGCTCGCTGCGAAGAGCGCCATCACCGACGCGCATATGGTCAAGGCGGTCGAACGCGAATACCGCAAGACCGGCGAACATTGCCCGCTGCGCCCCGCTCTGGCCGAGGTCGGCTAG
- a CDS encoding eCIS core domain-containing protein produces MAQAARKPAEPAAAPKRAKPPPVRAKPSVQRKPKPEKDEVEDRKSVLLGGGVQAKRMAQRTAANGEDSAPDVQRKAAEEETPAATPSVQAKPFVQRMTLLDAQIDEAKKLADAGTGVRIQKAGFVSSPEDASEREADRVADAVVSSPAPKAAVGRVTTGVQRKESADDILRAGQSGGSDIEVEARIKAAAVGGKPMSKKTRALLEPRFDADFSGVRIHDDAQAARLATRIGARAFAYSNHIFFNEGQYQPDTIAGRHLLAHELTHTIQQKAAVQRKGAGGAAGAQIGESTGPQASRLGVSDALDFFAEAAYNIPGFRMFTILLGVNPINMRDVERTAANILRAIVEFLPGGRLITAVLDMYNVFEDVGAWVEEQMDSLGISGASIRASINEFLDSLSWSDIFDLDGVWERAKRIFTDPIDGILTFIGSLFDKILEFVQKAVLAPISALIEPTEGYGLLKQILGYDPITGEEVERDIGAIIGGLLTLAGQEELWNNIQEANALERIGEWFFTAIDSLIALVVSIPDRFVEAFETIEITEFMDLPGAIAKVLGVFGGIVLDFGAWILDTVFTLLKIIVEVVAPAVIPYLQKAGKAFDTIINDPIGFVGNLVAAAKKGFQLFFQNFIPNLRGALIQWLTGAMAGANIHIPQAFTLQEILKFVLSVLGLTWENVRPKLVRVLGETAVTALETGFELVTTLVTEGPAAAWQQIVEMIGNLRDMVIEQIISFVTDKVIEQAVIKLVSFLNPAGALIQAIIAIYNTVMFFVERLTQIAQVAGAFIDSIADIAEGKIDGAAAKVEQTMVGLLSLVISFLARLVGLGNVARAVTDLIEKLRRPIDQAIDRLIDWIVRQARRFMGAVRSGVARVVSWWRTRKPLTLPNGDRHTIFFEGNERGARLKMASEEKPVEDHLTDALADDDLSSAAKGRARIALNFFTQHLAPFSGTTLPDPMPAALQAKRDALPDRINDFAELIRGIPDQSDDAMPNAAFGWNGPDEATAELLSNRGSRGGRDARSGNPAGWRLLQHKGVTNDGDRWVRMHMISAAYGGQDVDGNLIPAPTAVNTGSIVRGFETSVEETLYGSETAGNVRRRNSLFNIAQRRAVIWLKTKSNGYHPAVAVPAAISDDGSYFATSVTFTGGLHYKNGANWDKDPRALISATAPIKRPTFPRTYRPNLNTIGRNTITERTGISDRFAMEIISERGGTPAARRHANVADFASRMTAYRIANGQPISGAFNGMIAAVGAAYGAKKIKWRG; encoded by the coding sequence GTGGCGCAGGCAGCCCGCAAACCGGCGGAACCGGCCGCCGCGCCGAAACGGGCCAAGCCACCACCCGTCCGCGCCAAGCCGAGCGTCCAGCGCAAGCCCAAACCCGAGAAAGACGAGGTCGAGGACCGCAAATCCGTCCTACTGGGCGGCGGGGTCCAGGCCAAACGCATGGCGCAGCGCACGGCGGCGAACGGGGAGGACAGCGCGCCCGACGTCCAGCGCAAGGCGGCAGAAGAGGAAACGCCCGCCGCCACTCCCAGTGTACAGGCCAAACCGTTCGTCCAGCGCATGACGCTGCTGGATGCGCAGATCGACGAAGCGAAGAAGCTCGCCGACGCGGGCACGGGCGTGAGAATCCAGAAGGCGGGCTTCGTCTCGTCGCCAGAGGATGCCAGCGAGCGAGAGGCCGACCGGGTGGCCGATGCCGTCGTCTCGTCTCCAGCTCCCAAGGCTGCGGTGGGCCGGGTCACGACAGGCGTGCAGCGCAAGGAAAGCGCGGACGATATCCTGCGCGCGGGCCAGTCCGGTGGCAGCGACATCGAAGTCGAAGCCCGGATCAAGGCCGCGGCCGTCGGTGGCAAGCCGATGTCGAAGAAAACGCGCGCCTTGCTCGAACCGCGCTTCGATGCCGATTTCTCCGGCGTCCGTATCCATGACGATGCGCAGGCGGCCAGGCTCGCGACCCGCATCGGTGCGCGGGCCTTCGCTTACAGCAACCACATCTTCTTCAACGAAGGGCAGTATCAGCCGGACACGATCGCCGGGCGCCACTTGCTCGCGCACGAACTGACGCACACGATCCAGCAGAAGGCCGCTGTCCAGCGCAAGGGTGCGGGCGGCGCGGCAGGTGCGCAGATCGGCGAGTCGACAGGGCCGCAAGCAAGCCGCCTCGGCGTCAGCGATGCGCTCGATTTCTTCGCCGAGGCTGCCTACAACATTCCCGGCTTCAGGATGTTCACCATCCTGCTCGGCGTGAATCCGATCAACATGCGCGATGTCGAGCGAACCGCCGCCAACATCCTGCGCGCGATCGTCGAATTCCTTCCCGGCGGGCGGCTGATTACCGCCGTGCTCGACATGTACAACGTGTTCGAGGACGTCGGCGCGTGGGTCGAGGAGCAGATGGACTCGCTCGGCATATCGGGAGCATCCATCAGGGCCTCGATCAACGAGTTCCTCGACAGCCTGAGCTGGAGCGACATCTTCGATCTTGACGGGGTCTGGGAACGCGCCAAGCGGATCTTCACCGACCCGATCGACGGCATTTTGACTTTCATCGGCTCGCTCTTCGACAAGATCCTCGAATTCGTCCAGAAAGCCGTCCTCGCGCCGATCTCCGCCCTGATCGAGCCGACCGAAGGCTACGGCCTGCTCAAGCAGATCCTCGGCTACGACCCGATCACCGGCGAAGAAGTCGAGCGCGACATCGGCGCGATCATCGGCGGCCTGCTCACCCTCGCAGGGCAGGAGGAGTTGTGGAACAATATCCAGGAAGCCAACGCGCTGGAGCGGATCGGCGAGTGGTTCTTCACCGCCATCGACAGCCTGATCGCACTGGTCGTTTCGATCCCCGACCGCTTCGTCGAAGCTTTCGAAACGATCGAAATCACCGAGTTCATGGACTTGCCGGGTGCCATCGCCAAGGTGCTCGGCGTGTTCGGCGGCATCGTGCTCGATTTCGGCGCGTGGATCCTCGACACCGTCTTCACCCTGCTGAAGATCATCGTTGAAGTCGTGGCACCGGCGGTCATCCCCTACCTTCAAAAAGCGGGCAAGGCGTTCGACACGATCATCAACGACCCGATCGGCTTCGTCGGCAATCTCGTTGCGGCAGCCAAGAAGGGCTTCCAGCTTTTCTTCCAGAATTTCATCCCGAACCTGCGCGGGGCGCTGATCCAGTGGCTGACCGGTGCGATGGCCGGGGCGAATATCCATATCCCGCAGGCCTTTACGCTGCAGGAAATCCTCAAGTTCGTCCTCTCGGTGCTGGGCCTCACGTGGGAGAACGTCCGGCCCAAGCTGGTGCGGGTGTTGGGCGAGACCGCCGTGACCGCGCTGGAGACCGGCTTCGAACTGGTCACCACCCTCGTCACCGAAGGTCCCGCCGCCGCATGGCAGCAGATCGTCGAGATGATCGGCAATTTGCGCGACATGGTGATCGAACAGATCATCAGCTTCGTCACCGACAAGGTGATCGAGCAGGCGGTGATCAAGCTGGTCAGCTTCCTCAACCCGGCCGGTGCGCTGATCCAGGCCATCATCGCGATCTACAACACGGTGATGTTCTTCGTCGAACGCCTGACCCAGATCGCGCAGGTCGCCGGCGCCTTCATCGACAGCATCGCCGACATCGCCGAAGGCAAGATCGACGGCGCCGCCGCCAAGGTCGAACAGACGATGGTCGGCCTCCTCTCGCTCGTCATCAGCTTCCTCGCACGCCTGGTGGGCCTGGGGAATGTCGCGAGGGCGGTGACCGACCTGATCGAGAAGCTGCGTCGACCCATCGATCAGGCGATCGACAGGCTGATCGACTGGATCGTGCGTCAGGCGCGGCGGTTTATGGGGGCGGTCAGAAGTGGTGTGGCACGGGTCGTCAGTTGGTGGCGTACCCGCAAGCCGCTGACATTGCCCAACGGGGATCGACACACGATATTTTTCGAAGGTAATGAGCGCGGCGCGAGATTGAAAATGGCGTCGGAAGAAAAACCGGTAGAAGATCATCTCACTGACGCACTAGCGGATGACGATCTGTCCAGCGCGGCAAAAGGCAGGGCCAGGATCGCTCTGAACTTCTTCACCCAGCATCTAGCGCCATTTTCCGGTACAACCTTACCAGACCCGATGCCGGCCGCACTTCAGGCCAAGCGAGACGCATTACCCGACAGGATAAATGATTTCGCCGAACTGATCAGAGGGATCCCTGATCAGTCCGACGATGCGATGCCGAACGCAGCATTCGGCTGGAATGGTCCAGACGAAGCCACAGCGGAACTCCTCTCAAACCGGGGAAGTAGAGGTGGGCGCGATGCACGCTCTGGCAACCCCGCTGGATGGCGTCTTTTGCAGCACAAAGGAGTTACAAATGACGGCGACCGCTGGGTGCGAATGCACATGATTTCCGCAGCCTATGGCGGCCAAGATGTCGATGGGAACCTTATTCCAGCTCCAACGGCAGTCAACACCGGATCAATTGTGAGAGGCTTCGAAACGAGCGTGGAAGAAACTCTTTATGGCAGTGAAACTGCCGGTAATGTTCGGAGGCGCAATAGCCTGTTCAACATCGCACAACGTCGAGCCGTTATCTGGCTCAAGACCAAATCTAATGGCTATCATCCTGCAGTTGCGGTTCCAGCAGCCATATCGGACGACGGCAGCTACTTCGCCACCTCGGTAACCTTTACCGGAGGACTTCATTACAAGAACGGAGCGAATTGGGACAAGGATCCCCGAGCCCTCATCTCGGCCACCGCTCCAATCAAGCGACCGACCTTCCCGCGCACTTATCGACCCAACCTAAACACGATCGGACGCAATACAATCACCGAACGAACCGGGATTTCCGATCGTTTCGCAATGGAAATCATTTCAGAGCGAGGCGGCACACCTGCGGCACGGCGACACGCCAACGTTGCGGATTTCGCGAGTCGGATGACAGCCTACCGGATAGCAAACGGGCAACCAATCTCAGGAGCGTTTAACGGAATGATTGCTGCCGTCGGCGCTGCTTATGGTGCAAAAAAGATCAAATGGAGAGGTTGA
- the leuS gene encoding leucine--tRNA ligase, translating into MSETPETQSSGTLLDQPFRENFDAIEAYARDVWAAENVDACDLDSDKPKRYVLGMFPYPSGNAHMGHVRVYAISDAVARLSRFRGFETLHPLGWDAFGLPAENAAIQNNADPAEWTQRNIATMKDEQFSRLGLSFDLDQEINSASPEFYKWTQWLFQTLYDHDLVYRANGWVNWDPVDQTVLANEQVIDGKGWRSGAPVERRQLPQWYVRITRFAQSLWDGLDTLQGHWSDEAIAVQRGWIGRSEGVEIEFPVLGEGGHTIRCYTTRADTIFGVTSITLAPEHPLVKDLAATEVQGKVEEYIAFATNRSELERETAERTGVALGAKARNPLTGEDLPIYISEYVLGGYGTGAIMNVPAHDARDFDFARTNGLPIRQVILPAKDAPEGDLDEAYTDPGFMTNSGQFDGMSTHEAKHAIIDHLVEQGLGTRKVNFRLRDWLISRQRFWGAPIPMVHSDEHGWAKAPDLPVMLPKDVDFSQGSGKAMASAPGFLETTFPGTSDPAIRETDTMDTFMCSSWYAWRYLDAKNGEQAFRESRAEDWMPIDYYVGGLEHASQHLIYFRFISHFLHAIGMTPTSEPVKNFLDNGLVKLGGEKMSKSKGNVVIPTEAVDKYGADALRLYILADTPLRRDIDWDDSGIEGKQRFLSQIWTLAGQIASAPALEGEPAPGTDAEKAAMRELAKIAKEVAEDLEERRGFHNAIARLHSFVGELRPLVAGASDAEKPLLRHVMAEFMKVLGVFAPHMAEYLWREAFGMSASLFSQPWPDPGEQYLVADELTISIQVNGKLRATVSVPADAGEEQVVEIAKADAKVAEYLGSGTLRRTIFVPGRLVNFVVG; encoded by the coding sequence ATGTCCGAAACGCCAGAGACCCAATCCAGCGGCACCTTGCTGGACCAGCCCTTCCGCGAGAATTTCGACGCCATCGAGGCCTATGCCCGCGACGTGTGGGCGGCGGAAAATGTCGACGCATGCGATCTCGATAGCGACAAGCCCAAGCGCTACGTGCTCGGCATGTTCCCTTACCCCTCGGGCAATGCCCATATGGGTCACGTGCGGGTCTATGCGATTTCGGACGCTGTCGCGCGGCTCTCGCGCTTTCGCGGGTTCGAGACATTGCACCCGCTGGGCTGGGATGCGTTCGGACTTCCGGCAGAGAATGCCGCGATCCAGAACAATGCCGATCCCGCCGAGTGGACGCAGCGCAATATCGCGACGATGAAAGACGAGCAGTTCTCGCGGCTCGGCCTGTCGTTCGACCTCGACCAGGAAATCAATTCCGCCTCGCCCGAGTTCTACAAGTGGACGCAGTGGCTGTTTCAGACGCTCTACGACCACGATCTGGTCTATCGCGCCAATGGCTGGGTCAACTGGGACCCCGTCGACCAGACCGTGCTCGCCAACGAACAGGTGATCGACGGCAAGGGCTGGCGCTCCGGCGCGCCGGTCGAGCGGCGGCAGCTGCCGCAATGGTATGTCCGTATCACCAGGTTCGCGCAGTCGCTGTGGGACGGGCTCGATACGTTGCAGGGGCATTGGTCCGATGAAGCGATCGCGGTCCAGCGCGGCTGGATCGGGCGCAGCGAAGGCGTCGAGATCGAATTCCCCGTGCTGGGCGAGGGCGGTCACACGATCAGGTGCTACACCACCCGCGCCGACACGATTTTCGGCGTGACCTCGATCACGCTCGCGCCCGAACATCCGCTGGTGAAGGACCTCGCCGCGACCGAGGTGCAGGGGAAGGTCGAGGAATACATCGCCTTCGCCACCAACCGCAGCGAGTTGGAGCGAGAAACGGCGGAGCGGACCGGCGTTGCGTTGGGCGCCAAGGCGCGCAACCCGCTGACCGGCGAAGACTTGCCGATCTACATCAGCGAATACGTACTGGGCGGCTATGGCACCGGCGCGATCATGAACGTGCCCGCACACGACGCGCGTGATTTCGATTTCGCCCGGACCAACGGCCTGCCGATCCGGCAGGTGATCCTGCCCGCGAAGGATGCGCCGGAAGGCGATCTGGACGAGGCTTATACCGACCCCGGCTTCATGACGAATTCCGGCCAGTTCGACGGCATGTCGACGCATGAAGCCAAGCACGCAATCATCGATCACCTGGTCGAGCAGGGCCTCGGCACGCGCAAGGTCAATTTCCGCCTGCGCGACTGGCTGATCTCGCGCCAGCGCTTCTGGGGTGCGCCGATCCCGATGGTGCATTCGGACGAACACGGTTGGGCCAAGGCGCCCGACCTGCCGGTCATGCTGCCGAAAGACGTCGATTTCAGCCAGGGCTCAGGCAAGGCCATGGCGAGCGCGCCGGGCTTCCTCGAAACGACCTTTCCGGGCACGAGCGATCCGGCGATCCGCGAAACCGACACGATGGACACTTTCATGTGCTCGTCGTGGTATGCCTGGCGCTATCTCGACGCGAAGAACGGCGAGCAGGCCTTCCGCGAGAGCCGCGCCGAGGACTGGATGCCGATCGACTATTATGTCGGCGGGCTGGAGCATGCCTCGCAACACCTCATCTACTTCCGCTTCATCAGCCATTTCCTGCATGCGATCGGGATGACCCCGACGTCGGAGCCGGTGAAGAACTTCCTCGACAACGGACTGGTCAAGCTCGGCGGCGAGAAGATGTCCAAGTCCAAGGGGAATGTCGTGATCCCGACCGAAGCGGTCGACAAATACGGCGCCGATGCACTGCGGCTCTATATCCTCGCCGATACGCCACTGCGGCGCGATATCGACTGGGACGACAGCGGGATTGAAGGCAAGCAGCGCTTCCTCAGCCAGATCTGGACGCTGGCGGGCCAGATCGCCTCTGCGCCCGCGCTGGAGGGCGAGCCTGCGCCGGGAACAGACGCCGAAAAGGCTGCGATGCGCGAGTTGGCGAAGATCGCGAAGGAAGTGGCGGAGGATCTCGAGGAACGCCGCGGTTTCCACAACGCCATCGCCCGCCTGCACAGCTTCGTGGGCGAGCTGCGCCCGCTGGTGGCCGGTGCGAGCGATGCCGAAAAGCCGCTGCTGCGCCATGTCATGGCCGAGTTCATGAAGGTGCTGGGAGTATTCGCCCCGCACATGGCCGAATACCTCTGGCGCGAGGCCTTCGGCATGAGCGCCAGCCTGTTCAGCCAGCCATGGCCCGATCCGGGCGAGCAATACCTCGTAGCGGACGAGCTGACGATCTCGATCCAGGTCAACGGTAAGCTGCGTGCGACCGTATCCGTGCCCGCCGATGCAGGCGAGGAGCAGGTCGTCGAAATCGCCAAGGCGGATGCGAAAGTGGCGGAGTATCTGGGCAGCGGCACCCTGCGGCGGACGATCTTCGTACCCGGGCGGTTGGTGAATTTCGTGGTGGGGTAA
- a CDS encoding metallopeptidase family protein has product MTRTFGTAITLEEMEALGIAALDKLPAEFRAQMGDVVFQVQDFADEETLRDLGMEDPFELTGLYEGHALTERSIEMSGALPTRIRLFRRPILDEWAERGNETLEHLVAHVVIHEVGHYFGLSDEDMHALEDMAG; this is encoded by the coding sequence ATGACCCGCACTTTTGGCACGGCCATAACGCTCGAAGAGATGGAAGCGCTCGGGATAGCGGCGCTCGACAAGCTGCCCGCCGAGTTCCGCGCGCAGATGGGCGATGTCGTATTCCAGGTGCAGGATTTCGCCGACGAGGAGACGTTGCGCGACCTCGGAATGGAGGATCCGTTCGAACTCACAGGCCTGTACGAGGGACACGCGCTGACCGAGCGCAGCATCGAAATGTCCGGCGCGCTGCCAACGCGCATCCGCCTGTTCCGCCGCCCGATCCTCGACGAATGGGCCGAGCGAGGGAACGAGACACTGGAACATCTCGTGGCGCATGTCGTGATCCACGAGGTCGGCCACTATTTCGGGCTCAGCGACGAGGACATGCACGCGCTGGAGGATATGGCGGGCTAG
- a CDS encoding peptidylprolyl isomerase produces the protein MRNVLALACSFALALPLAAQDEPPRSSSEGEAQQETPAPSPGQIVDASSQDEWVVIDPEDLLVMTLAPPDRGPGQASAEGNTREVVIQLMPAPFSQGWVSNIRTLARAGWYDGISVNRVQDNYVVQWGDPNYDNPEAEGEAKPLPEGLKVMGEEEYSANGRILSQLTVSNLVAKERLEPGADWIAPDVSEVGDEYSDLVGFQRGWPVASGLSNNSAQTWPIHCYGMVGVGRGYSPDTGSGAELYTVIGHAPRHLDRNIALVGRIIAGMEHLSSLPRGKGALGFYAADEIDKRTPIVSIRVASALPDAQVPRFEYLSTESESFAKYAEARANRRDPFFIQPAGGADICNIPVPIRPVAATE, from the coding sequence ATGAGAAATGTCCTTGCTCTCGCTTGCAGCTTCGCGCTCGCCCTGCCCCTTGCCGCTCAGGATGAGCCTCCGCGCTCAAGCAGCGAAGGGGAAGCGCAACAAGAAACGCCCGCGCCGAGCCCGGGCCAGATCGTCGATGCCTCGTCGCAGGATGAGTGGGTGGTCATCGATCCAGAGGATTTGCTGGTGATGACGCTCGCGCCCCCGGATCGGGGTCCGGGGCAGGCTTCCGCCGAGGGCAATACGCGCGAAGTGGTGATCCAGTTGATGCCCGCGCCGTTCAGTCAAGGCTGGGTCAGCAACATTCGCACCCTCGCCCGCGCCGGGTGGTATGACGGGATCAGCGTCAACCGGGTGCAGGACAATTACGTCGTCCAGTGGGGCGATCCGAATTACGATAATCCCGAGGCGGAAGGGGAGGCAAAGCCGCTGCCGGAGGGGCTGAAGGTGATGGGGGAGGAAGAATACAGCGCAAACGGACGCATACTTTCTCAGCTGACCGTCTCCAACCTCGTCGCTAAGGAAAGACTCGAACCCGGAGCAGACTGGATCGCGCCGGATGTATCGGAAGTCGGCGATGAATATTCCGACCTGGTCGGCTTCCAGCGCGGATGGCCGGTAGCGTCGGGCTTAAGCAATAACAGCGCGCAGACATGGCCTATCCACTGCTATGGCATGGTCGGTGTCGGGCGCGGCTATTCACCTGACACTGGGTCGGGCGCGGAGCTCTACACCGTCATCGGTCATGCACCGCGGCACCTCGATCGCAATATCGCGCTCGTAGGGCGCATCATCGCCGGGATGGAGCATCTCTCCTCGCTCCCACGCGGCAAGGGCGCGCTGGGGTTCTACGCCGCCGACGAGATCGACAAGCGCACGCCGATCGTCTCGATCCGCGTCGCCAGCGCCCTGCCGGACGCGCAAGTCCCGCGCTTCGAATATCTCTCCACCGAGAGCGAGAGCTTCGCCAAATATGCCGAAGCCCGCGCCAACCGCCGCGATCCGTTCTTTATCCAGCCCGCTGGCGGCGCGGATATCTGCAATATCCCGGTGCCGATCCGGCCAGTTGCAGCAACCGAGTGA